Proteins from a genomic interval of Thunnus maccoyii chromosome 1, fThuMac1.1, whole genome shotgun sequence:
- the selenos gene encoding selenoprotein S isoform X2, giving the protein MEDVEITDVDDGDLPQVEKAPVKNQDLTFLSLSGNLLSEYGWYLLAVTVLVYLIIQHLSKRRSSQNPRSPLPQTPQDAVLVARRQEAMEAARRKMQEELDAKAALFREKQTQQEQEKRRQKIEIWESMQQGKSYKGATKVSQTTEEASSSTAVLKPKNNKKPLRSADYNPLTGEGGGSCSWRPGRRGPSSGG; this is encoded by the exons ATGGAAGATGTGGAAATTACAGATGTAGATGACGGTGACTTGCCTCAGGTGGAGAAGGCGCCCGTCAAAAACCAGGATCTGACTTTCCTCAGCCTGTCTG GAAATCTTCTGTCTGAGTATGGATGGTACCTGCTGGCTGTGACTGTGCTGGTCTACCTGATCATCCAGCACCTGAGCAAGAGAAGATCCAGCCAGAACCCCCGCAGCCCACTCCCACAAACACCACAAG atGCCGTGTTAGTGGCAAGAAGACAAGAAGCCATGGAAGCAGCTCGGAGAAAGATGCAAGAGGAGCTGGACGCCAAGGCAGCCCTCTTCAGAGAGAAGCAGACACAG CAAGAACaagagaagaggaggcagaAAATCGAGATATGGGAGAGTATGCAACAGGGAAAGAGTTACAAAGGAGCCACAAAAGTCTCTCAG ACCACTGAAGAGGCCAGTTCATCAACAGCTGTGCTGAAAccaaagaacaacaaaaagcCACTTCGCAGTGCTG acTACAATCCTCTGACTGGAGAGGGAGGAGGCTCCTGCTCCTGGAGACCGGGCAGGAGAGGGCCGTCATCTGGTGGATGA
- the selenos gene encoding selenoprotein S isoform X1, which produces MEDVEITDVDDGDLPQVEKAPVKNQDLTFLSLSAGNLLSEYGWYLLAVTVLVYLIIQHLSKRRSSQNPRSPLPQTPQDAVLVARRQEAMEAARRKMQEELDAKAALFREKQTQQEQEKRRQKIEIWESMQQGKSYKGATKVSQTTEEASSSTAVLKPKNNKKPLRSADYNPLTGEGGGSCSWRPGRRGPSSGG; this is translated from the exons ATGGAAGATGTGGAAATTACAGATGTAGATGACGGTGACTTGCCTCAGGTGGAGAAGGCGCCCGTCAAAAACCAGGATCTGACTTTCCTCAGCCTGTCTG CAGGAAATCTTCTGTCTGAGTATGGATGGTACCTGCTGGCTGTGACTGTGCTGGTCTACCTGATCATCCAGCACCTGAGCAAGAGAAGATCCAGCCAGAACCCCCGCAGCCCACTCCCACAAACACCACAAG atGCCGTGTTAGTGGCAAGAAGACAAGAAGCCATGGAAGCAGCTCGGAGAAAGATGCAAGAGGAGCTGGACGCCAAGGCAGCCCTCTTCAGAGAGAAGCAGACACAG CAAGAACaagagaagaggaggcagaAAATCGAGATATGGGAGAGTATGCAACAGGGAAAGAGTTACAAAGGAGCCACAAAAGTCTCTCAG ACCACTGAAGAGGCCAGTTCATCAACAGCTGTGCTGAAAccaaagaacaacaaaaagcCACTTCGCAGTGCTG acTACAATCCTCTGACTGGAGAGGGAGGAGGCTCCTGCTCCTGGAGACCGGGCAGGAGAGGGCCGTCATCTGGTGGATGA